Proteins encoded together in one Nostoc sp. PCC 7524 window:
- a CDS encoding fasciclin domain-containing protein, whose amino-acid sequence MPNFFHWSSTGGNLLALGLAAATVAPLTISSVVLAQNTAPYTVAATNFSDVSADFWARPFIEALAERNVISGFPDGSFKPSQAVSRAEFATMIQKAFNQQPVRQLSASGFTDVSANFWAASAIQEAYETGFLTGYPGNVFLPNQQIPKVQAIVALTNGLGLQATDSATGVVNTYFTDASAIPNYAVNDVAAATQANVVVNYPNVRQLNPLEPLTRAEAAAILYQALVKQGQAQPLASNVTAAEYIVGRTASNAQTGNDIVSVAASSNSFTTLTSLLKTAGLADILQQPGPYTVFAPTDQAFAALPAGTIQQLQQPQNRPLLIQILRYHVVPGQLTANQLSSGELKTVESAPVNIKVDTATNQVAVNEARVVQSDIQASNGVIHAINEVLIPPNLTSQQPQGETNQAQAPTNEIKPGRATRGGSSYIGAAGNIGLGGDTALSESNFAVISKIGLTRTLSVRPSVVFGNDTVFLVPLTYDFAPRSVEPGVVQQLSVSPYIGAGVALEASDDTDIGLLLTGGVDVPLGNRFTLTGAVNAAFVDQTDVGLLLGVGYNF is encoded by the coding sequence GTGCCTAATTTCTTTCACTGGTCATCAACAGGTGGTAATTTACTGGCTTTAGGATTAGCAGCAGCTACAGTTGCTCCTTTGACAATTTCTAGCGTGGTGTTAGCTCAAAATACTGCACCTTATACAGTTGCAGCCACTAATTTTTCTGATGTGAGTGCAGATTTTTGGGCGCGTCCATTCATCGAAGCCCTGGCTGAAAGAAATGTGATTAGTGGCTTTCCCGATGGCTCATTTAAGCCTAGCCAAGCGGTAAGTCGGGCTGAATTTGCGACCATGATCCAAAAGGCATTTAACCAACAACCAGTCCGACAATTAAGCGCCAGTGGATTTACAGATGTTTCGGCTAACTTTTGGGCAGCTTCAGCAATTCAGGAAGCTTACGAAACAGGATTTTTAACAGGCTATCCTGGAAACGTGTTTTTGCCAAATCAACAAATCCCCAAAGTGCAGGCGATCGTGGCATTAACCAATGGCTTAGGCTTACAAGCTACTGACTCTGCAACAGGTGTTGTCAATACCTACTTTACAGATGCTTCAGCCATCCCCAACTATGCGGTCAATGATGTCGCGGCAGCAACACAAGCTAACGTAGTTGTTAACTATCCTAATGTTAGACAGCTTAATCCCCTAGAACCTCTGACTCGTGCTGAGGCCGCAGCAATTTTGTATCAAGCTTTAGTGAAGCAAGGACAGGCACAACCTTTGGCTAGTAACGTTACAGCTGCTGAATATATAGTAGGTAGAACCGCTAGCAATGCTCAAACTGGTAATGATATTGTTTCTGTAGCTGCCTCTAGTAATTCTTTTACTACCTTAACTTCTTTACTCAAGACAGCAGGTTTAGCAGATATCTTACAACAGCCAGGCCCTTATACAGTGTTCGCACCCACTGACCAAGCATTTGCAGCTTTACCGGCTGGTACTATACAACAATTGCAACAGCCGCAGAATAGACCATTACTAATTCAAATATTGCGCTATCATGTGGTTCCTGGACAATTAACTGCTAATCAACTCTCATCTGGAGAACTAAAAACTGTTGAGAGCGCGCCTGTAAATATTAAAGTCGACACTGCTACCAATCAAGTAGCCGTTAACGAAGCTAGAGTTGTTCAATCAGATATTCAGGCCAGCAATGGTGTCATTCATGCCATTAACGAGGTCTTAATTCCCCCCAATCTTACCAGCCAGCAACCACAAGGAGAAACTAATCAAGCACAAGCTCCTACTAATGAGATTAAACCAGGTCGAGCTACTCGTGGCGGCTCTAGCTATATAGGTGCTGCTGGCAATATCGGTTTAGGTGGTGATACAGCTTTGAGTGAAAGTAATTTTGCAGTGATCAGCAAAATTGGTTTAACACGGACTTTATCAGTACGTCCATCTGTTGTGTTTGGGAACGATACAGTATTTCTCGTACCCTTAACTTATGATTTTGCACCTCGTTCAGTAGAGCCTGGTGTTGTTCAACAGTTGTCTGTATCGCCTTACATCGGTGCTGGTGTAGCCCTCGAAGCTAGTGACGATACTGACATTGGTTTGCTACTCACTGGTGGTGTCGATGTTCCTCTGGGAAATCGTTTCACTTTGACTGGTGCTGTCAATGCAGCTTTTGTTGATCAGACTGATGTCGGCTTGTTATTAGGTGTAGGTTACAACTTCTAG
- a CDS encoding PAP/fibrillin family protein produces the protein MAVDTGKCTEAKTVLRQALAANNGNTKDKTVIAAIENLQAVNSEIAPARNNTLQDGTWLLISAPNFPGGELLPNGKFAYSLGRLAFNMFQPTGLKLVIDRVLQPVFPVGNGEQRTHDIVVEFTTIDESFPQLSGIVRNLGVCQPISDRVLQVKFTGGVLAPQDPNSIDDWRAVFGQQSKPTKQTIKENLMSVVLRLMFGLVPPQGINPTTGEVAFTMERSPKGRLEILYLDEELRITRGEKGTVLVCERL, from the coding sequence ATGGCAGTAGACACAGGGAAATGTACAGAGGCTAAAACCGTTTTGCGTCAGGCGCTGGCGGCTAACAATGGTAATACTAAAGACAAAACAGTAATTGCTGCTATTGAAAATCTCCAGGCTGTGAACTCCGAGATAGCCCCAGCCCGTAACAATACGCTACAAGATGGTACATGGCTGTTGATTAGTGCGCCGAATTTTCCCGGTGGGGAATTGCTTCCTAATGGTAAGTTTGCTTATAGCCTTGGTCGTCTGGCTTTTAATATGTTTCAGCCGACCGGATTGAAATTAGTAATTGACCGAGTGCTGCAACCTGTTTTTCCTGTAGGCAATGGTGAACAACGCACCCATGATATTGTGGTGGAGTTTACAACTATTGATGAGTCCTTTCCCCAACTGTCTGGGATTGTGCGTAACTTAGGAGTTTGTCAACCTATTAGTGATAGGGTGCTACAAGTCAAATTCACGGGGGGAGTTTTAGCACCGCAAGACCCTAACAGCATAGATGATTGGCGCGCGGTTTTTGGTCAGCAAAGTAAACCGACAAAACAAACTATCAAAGAGAATTTGATGTCTGTTGTCTTGCGGTTGATGTTTGGGTTAGTTCCTCCCCAAGGTATAAATCCTACAACCGGAGAAGTAGCTTTTACAATGGAGCGATCGCCTAAAGGTCGTCTAGAAATTCTCTATCTTGATGAAGAACTGCGGATTACTCGCGGAGAAAAAGGAACTGTCTTAGTCTGTGAGCGACTTTAA
- a CDS encoding aromatic ring-hydroxylating dioxygenase subunit alpha: MTNSLLQSPSLTSAATLPAGGLDPERFDWQEVWYPVHYVEDLDKSQPTRFTLLERDIVLWWDKNEQTWRAFADQCPHRLAPLSEGRINEDGWLECPYHGWAFSGTGKCERIPQQAAGDKAETSLRACVNSLPTTVRQGLLFVYPGRAENAAQTTVPIVDALEEDADGWVCLNTFRDIPYDALTLMENVLDSSHIPYTHHRTVGNRANVSPVNLEVVESGKWGFKGIWEEGPRKGTLGKQDTTFIAPGLMWHDLTSKQFGRTLTVVYATPIRKGECRLFARFPFKFSSKIPGLFIKLTPRWYSHIGQNGVLEDDQIFLHYQERYLEQRGGSANLNKAFYLPTKADAFVAQLHSWRQQYHAEPFPGQTLTPPLTKEALLDRYHSHTKQCASCRTALKNFQRLRVGVGIATVLAWSLLPLLILMQEQPSVITGIVVTVAVVLGAGTWFGLGKFEQRFYRGRDIPPRNLPEKK; encoded by the coding sequence ATGACCAACAGCCTGTTACAGTCACCATCCTTAACCAGTGCCGCCACCTTACCGGCTGGTGGGCTAGATCCAGAACGCTTTGACTGGCAAGAGGTTTGGTATCCCGTCCATTATGTCGAAGATTTAGATAAATCCCAGCCGACTCGCTTCACCTTACTAGAGCGGGATATCGTGTTGTGGTGGGACAAAAATGAACAGACTTGGCGAGCCTTTGCAGACCAATGTCCACACCGTTTAGCCCCGCTTTCCGAAGGCAGAATCAACGAGGATGGCTGGTTGGAATGTCCTTATCATGGTTGGGCATTTTCTGGAACGGGTAAGTGTGAGCGCATCCCACAACAAGCAGCAGGAGATAAAGCCGAAACCTCTCTACGTGCTTGTGTTAACTCCCTACCTACCACAGTGCGTCAAGGACTCTTGTTTGTCTATCCTGGCCGTGCCGAGAATGCTGCTCAAACCACAGTTCCTATCGTTGATGCCCTGGAAGAAGACGCGGATGGCTGGGTATGTCTCAATACCTTTCGAGACATACCCTACGATGCCCTGACATTGATGGAAAACGTCCTCGATTCCAGCCATATACCCTACACCCACCACCGCACCGTCGGCAACCGAGCTAATGTATCTCCTGTGAATTTAGAGGTGGTAGAATCTGGAAAATGGGGATTTAAAGGGATTTGGGAGGAAGGCCCCCGCAAAGGCACTCTAGGCAAACAAGATACTACCTTCATCGCGCCGGGTTTGATGTGGCATGACCTCACCTCAAAGCAGTTTGGGAGGACGTTAACGGTAGTTTACGCCACCCCCATTCGCAAGGGAGAATGTCGGCTATTTGCTCGCTTTCCCTTCAAGTTCTCCTCCAAAATACCAGGGCTATTTATCAAACTGACTCCGCGCTGGTATTCCCATATTGGTCAAAATGGTGTATTGGAAGATGACCAGATTTTCTTACATTACCAAGAAAGGTATCTCGAACAACGGGGTGGCAGTGCTAATTTGAACAAGGCGTTTTATTTACCAACTAAAGCCGATGCTTTCGTAGCTCAGTTGCACTCTTGGCGGCAGCAATATCATGCTGAACCATTTCCCGGACAGACTTTAACACCGCCATTAACTAAGGAAGCCTTACTAGATAGATATCATTCCCATACGAAACAATGCGCCAGTTGCCGTACTGCCCTCAAAAACTTCCAACGTTTGCGGGTGGGGGTAGGTATAGCAACGGTATTGGCTTGGAGTTTGTTGCCGTTACTAATATTGATGCAGGAACAACCTTCTGTAATTACTGGTATCGTCGTGACTGTGGCTGTTGTACTCGGTGCAGGGACTTGGTTCGGTTTGGGCAAGTTCGAGCAACGGTTTTACCGAGGTAGAGACATCCCACCCAGAAATTTGCCGGAGAAGAAGTAG